A DNA window from Streptomyces canus contains the following coding sequences:
- a CDS encoding (2Fe-2S)-binding protein — translation MSGENSDNATCSETTLTVNGKAHTLLVDHRRVLLDVLREDLDLWGARKGCDHGQCGACTVLVDGLRVNSCLLLAVALDGSEIRTVEGLGGDGEELHPLQQAFLDRDAFQCGYCTPGQLCSALGMLDEAAAGHPSRVTGETPPGRPVPLDRDEIRERLSGNLCRCGAYPRIVDAVEDVIR, via the coding sequence ATGAGCGGCGAGAACAGCGACAACGCCACCTGCTCGGAGACGACGCTCACGGTCAACGGCAAAGCCCACACCCTCCTCGTGGACCACCGGCGCGTCCTGCTCGACGTCCTGCGCGAGGATCTGGACCTGTGGGGTGCCAGGAAGGGCTGTGACCACGGGCAGTGCGGGGCCTGCACAGTCCTGGTGGACGGGCTCCGGGTCAACAGCTGTCTGCTGCTCGCGGTCGCCCTGGACGGCAGCGAGATCCGGACCGTCGAGGGCCTCGGCGGCGACGGGGAGGAACTGCATCCCCTGCAACAGGCCTTCCTCGACCGCGACGCCTTCCAGTGCGGCTACTGCACCCCCGGCCAGCTCTGCTCGGCGCTCGGCATGCTCGACGAGGCCGCGGCGGGCCACCCCTCGCGCGTCACCGGCGAGACGCCGCCCGGCCGTCCCGTACCGCTGGACCGGGACGAGATCCGCGAGCGGCTCAGCGGCAACCTGTGCCGCTGCGGCGCCTATCCACGCATCGTCGACGCGGTCGAGGACGTGATCCGGTGA
- a CDS encoding lamin tail domain-containing protein — translation MRRGHIAVVAAAGALTVLAAVPAHAAEYSSALKIKGVQYDAPGRDSNNCATGNTDEEYLTIKNYSRTATVNLKGYVVKDAAGNKFTFTASHSLQPGDYVKLRGGRGDDSDAKNVVYRDNCNFMWNNDKDTIYLYKPSGSHADTHAYTKSANDRDGNGYITYHG, via the coding sequence ATGCGTAGAGGACACATAGCCGTGGTCGCGGCCGCAGGCGCGCTGACCGTGCTGGCCGCGGTCCCGGCCCACGCCGCCGAGTACTCGTCGGCACTGAAGATCAAGGGCGTCCAGTACGACGCCCCGGGCCGGGACTCCAACAACTGCGCCACCGGCAACACCGACGAGGAGTACCTCACGATCAAGAACTACTCGAGGACCGCGACGGTGAACCTCAAGGGGTACGTCGTGAAGGACGCGGCGGGCAACAAGTTCACCTTCACCGCGAGCCACTCCCTCCAGCCCGGCGACTACGTCAAGCTGCGCGGCGGGCGCGGTGACGACTCGGACGCGAAGAACGTCGTGTACCGCGACAACTGCAACTTCATGTGGAACAACGACAAGGACACGATCTACCTGTACAAGCCGTCGGGCAGCCACGCCGACACCCACGCGTACACGAAGAGCGCCAACGACCGGGACGGCAACGGGTACATCACGTACCACGGCTGA
- the tgmA gene encoding putative ATP-grasp-modified RiPP, protein MQPFALNYARPAATLEATTPYVYDSGLQLNVLMDGRVAARDHALMRELGTTTSTAGSKTHFDD, encoded by the coding sequence ATGCAACCGTTCGCGCTCAACTACGCACGTCCGGCAGCGACGTTGGAGGCGACCACTCCGTATGTCTACGACTCCGGGCTGCAGTTGAACGTGCTCATGGACGGCCGGGTCGCGGCCCGCGACCACGCGCTGATGAGGGAACTGGGGACCACCACCTCCACGGCGGGCTCCAAGACTCACTTCGACGACTGA
- a CDS encoding GlxA family transcriptional regulator codes for MHSVAILVLDDVVPFDMAAPMQVFDWTQLPDGRPAYRVRLCAESPEVRADGGFTLRVEHGLEALAEADTVIVPGCSPAAGPPSPRALTALREAAAAGTRIASVCVGAFVLAEAGLLDGLRATTHWVAADDLAQRFPAVEVQPDVLYVDNGQILTSAGAAAALDMCLHMIRRDLGSAVAAHAARMTVMPLEREGGQAQFIVHDHPPVPRGSTLEPLLEWVEDNLAHEITLGAMAARSGMSERTFSRRFREQTGSTPLQWLLRARVRRAQYLLENTGHPVERIARQAGFGSPTAFRERFRRVVGTTPQAYRAAFHAKEAVPAGVRS; via the coding sequence ATGCACTCCGTGGCGATCCTGGTTCTCGACGATGTGGTGCCGTTCGACATGGCGGCACCCATGCAGGTGTTCGACTGGACGCAGCTGCCCGACGGCCGCCCCGCCTACCGCGTCCGGCTGTGCGCCGAGTCACCGGAGGTCCGCGCGGACGGCGGTTTCACCCTGCGGGTCGAGCACGGGCTCGAGGCCCTGGCGGAGGCGGACACGGTCATCGTGCCGGGCTGCTCCCCCGCCGCCGGGCCGCCCTCCCCGCGCGCGCTGACAGCACTGCGGGAGGCCGCGGCGGCCGGCACACGGATCGCGTCCGTGTGCGTGGGCGCGTTCGTGCTGGCGGAGGCCGGGCTCCTGGACGGGCTGCGTGCCACCACGCACTGGGTGGCCGCGGACGACCTGGCGCAGCGCTTCCCCGCCGTCGAGGTCCAGCCGGACGTGCTGTATGTCGACAACGGTCAGATCCTGACCTCCGCGGGTGCGGCGGCGGCCCTCGACATGTGTCTGCACATGATCCGCCGGGACCTGGGCTCGGCGGTCGCCGCGCACGCCGCCCGGATGACGGTGATGCCCCTCGAACGGGAGGGCGGGCAGGCTCAGTTCATCGTCCACGACCACCCGCCGGTGCCCCGTGGGTCGACGCTGGAGCCGCTCCTGGAGTGGGTCGAGGACAACCTGGCCCACGAGATCACCCTCGGGGCGATGGCCGCCCGTTCGGGAATGAGCGAGCGCACCTTCAGCCGCCGATTCCGTGAACAGACGGGCAGCACGCCTCTGCAGTGGCTGCTGCGGGCCCGGGTGAGGCGCGCCCAGTACCTGCTGGAGAACACCGGCCACCCGGTCGAACGGATCGCGCGGCAGGCGGGGTTCGGTTCCCCCACGGCGTTCAGGGAACGCTTCCGCCGGGTCGTCGGCACCACTCCGCAGGCGTACCGCGCGGCCTTTCACGCGAAGGAGGCCGTCCCGGCGGGGGTGCGCTCCTGA
- a CDS encoding xanthine dehydrogenase family protein molybdopterin-binding subunit, with amino-acid sequence MDATTATALGAPVERREGREKVTGTARYAAEQPCPGRAHAWPVPASIARGRVTGIDTAAALAVPGVLAVLTHQNAPRLSEPEDPTLGVLRDSRVPHRGWFVALVVGETLEAARAGAAAVRVDYAVEDHDVTLTATHPGAYAPEQANGGYPGSREHGDPEGVFTSAEVRVDVDYRVPPLHNHPMEPHATTAEWHDGRLTVHTSTQGSTVVRAVLADLFGLPEEHVTVLAEHVGGGFGSKGTPRPDVVLAAMAARHTGRPVTLALPRRFLPAVVGHRAPTLHRLRLGARSDGRLTSLIHEVTTHTSRIKEFVEQAAVPARVMYAAPDSRTTHRVAPLDVPTPSWMRAPGEAPGMYALESAMDELAAELGMDPVELRIVNEPGTEPDSGKPFSSRHLVECLREGARRFDWAGRDPRPRSRAEGPLLVGSGVAAAMYPVLVQPSTAAVRALPDGTFLVRINATDIGTGARTVLAQIAADALAVPVARVRTEVGSSDLPAASLAGGSSGTASWGWAVHEACTRLAERLAEGPLPAEGIEVRADTAGRADADSPFARHAFGAHFAEVAVDTVTGETRVRRLMGVYAAGHILNSRTARSQFVGGMTMGLGMALTEGSTLDAAFGDFAEADLAAYHVPTHADVPDIEAHWIDEDDTRLNPMGSKGIGEIGIVGTAAAIGNAVFHATGVRLRELPLTPDRVLSGIRERGGSSAN; translated from the coding sequence GTGGACGCCACGACCGCCACCGCCCTGGGCGCTCCCGTCGAGCGCCGTGAAGGCCGGGAGAAGGTGACCGGCACCGCCCGCTACGCCGCCGAACAGCCCTGTCCCGGCCGGGCCCACGCCTGGCCCGTGCCGGCCTCGATCGCCCGGGGCCGGGTCACCGGCATCGACACCGCGGCCGCTCTGGCCGTGCCCGGGGTCCTGGCGGTGCTCACCCACCAGAACGCGCCGAGGCTGTCCGAGCCGGAGGACCCCACGCTCGGCGTCCTGCGCGACTCGCGTGTCCCGCACCGCGGTTGGTTCGTCGCCCTGGTGGTGGGCGAGACCCTGGAGGCCGCACGCGCCGGTGCCGCCGCCGTGCGCGTCGACTACGCCGTGGAGGACCACGACGTCACCCTCACCGCCACGCACCCCGGCGCGTACGCGCCCGAGCAGGCCAACGGCGGATACCCGGGAAGCCGTGAACACGGCGATCCGGAGGGTGTGTTCACGTCCGCCGAGGTCCGGGTCGACGTCGACTACCGGGTGCCTCCGCTGCACAACCACCCGATGGAGCCGCACGCCACGACGGCCGAGTGGCACGACGGGCGGCTCACGGTGCACACCTCCACGCAGGGCTCCACGGTCGTACGCGCCGTCCTGGCCGACCTGTTCGGCCTCCCGGAGGAACACGTCACCGTTCTCGCCGAGCACGTGGGCGGCGGTTTCGGGTCCAAGGGCACCCCCCGTCCGGACGTGGTGCTCGCCGCGATGGCGGCCCGGCACACCGGACGGCCGGTCACCCTGGCGCTCCCCCGCCGCTTCCTGCCCGCCGTCGTCGGCCACCGGGCCCCCACCCTGCACCGACTGCGCCTCGGGGCCCGCTCCGACGGACGGCTCACCTCCCTGATCCACGAGGTCACCACCCACACCTCGCGGATCAAGGAGTTCGTGGAGCAGGCTGCCGTGCCCGCACGCGTGATGTACGCCGCCCCCGACTCCCGTACGACACACCGCGTGGCGCCGCTCGACGTGCCCACCCCGTCCTGGATGCGGGCCCCCGGCGAGGCTCCCGGCATGTACGCCCTGGAGTCGGCCATGGACGAACTGGCGGCCGAACTCGGCATGGATCCGGTGGAGTTGAGGATCGTCAACGAGCCGGGCACCGAGCCGGACAGCGGCAAACCCTTCAGCAGCAGGCACCTGGTCGAGTGTCTGCGCGAGGGCGCCCGGCGCTTCGACTGGGCCGGGCGGGACCCACGGCCGCGCTCCCGCGCCGAGGGCCCGCTGCTGGTGGGATCGGGGGTCGCGGCCGCCATGTATCCCGTTCTGGTGCAGCCGTCCACGGCGGCGGTACGGGCGCTGCCCGACGGGACCTTCCTGGTACGGATCAACGCCACCGACATCGGCACGGGCGCCCGGACCGTGCTCGCGCAGATCGCCGCGGACGCGCTCGCCGTGCCGGTGGCGCGCGTGCGGACCGAGGTGGGCAGCAGCGACCTGCCCGCCGCGTCACTGGCCGGCGGCTCGTCGGGCACCGCCTCCTGGGGCTGGGCGGTGCACGAGGCGTGCACCCGGCTCGCGGAGCGCCTGGCCGAAGGGCCGCTGCCTGCCGAGGGGATCGAGGTCCGCGCCGACACGGCCGGCCGGGCGGACGCCGACAGCCCGTTCGCCCGGCACGCCTTCGGCGCCCACTTCGCGGAGGTCGCCGTCGACACGGTCACCGGCGAGACCCGGGTCCGAAGGCTGATGGGGGTGTATGCCGCCGGGCACATTCTCAACTCCCGTACCGCCCGCTCCCAGTTCGTCGGCGGCATGACCATGGGGCTCGGCATGGCACTGACCGAGGGCAGCACACTGGACGCAGCGTTCGGTGACTTCGCCGAGGCCGATCTGGCCGCGTACCACGTGCCCACGCACGCCGACGTGCCCGACATCGAGGCGCACTGGATCGACGAGGACGACACCCGCCTCAACCCCATGGGCAGCAAGGGCATCGGCGAGATCGGCATCGTGGGGACGGCGGCCGCGATCGGCAACGCCGTCTTCCACGCCACCGGCGTGCGCCTGCGCGAGCTGCCCCTCACACCGGACCGCGTGCTGAGCGGCATCCGGGAGAGGGGCGGCTCTTCAGCGAACTAG
- a CDS encoding peptidoglycan-binding domain-containing protein produces the protein MSEPPVLVCPECAAPRAADGTPSCTCAHRASEAHIESRTAEAAAAEDFDPVRIRPFVEVGEEPADPVGEPEPAGLTGDLGEVTEAATDAEQEPVRQPPMEPPTDGAPDGRKRRTVIVAGAGAAAAVLVTGGFVGGFFTYDGPSRNDSVVGGVRAGVPESQPSSSSPSVTASSPTATSKQSSRPPSSSPSAEAGDSASPTGTATPTGIPSSAAATATVAPGPTVSSGRPPVLSLGDQGPEVVELQLRLRQVGIYDGEADGDFDQQVQRAVRTYQVTRFVLQDGAGVYGKATRASLESETSEP, from the coding sequence GTGAGTGAACCACCAGTCCTCGTCTGCCCGGAGTGCGCGGCGCCCAGGGCGGCGGACGGCACTCCCTCCTGCACCTGCGCGCACCGCGCCTCCGAGGCCCACATCGAGTCCCGTACGGCCGAGGCGGCAGCCGCGGAGGACTTCGACCCGGTGCGCATACGACCCTTCGTGGAGGTCGGCGAGGAACCGGCGGACCCGGTCGGCGAGCCGGAACCGGCGGGCCTGACAGGGGACTTGGGTGAAGTCACCGAGGCCGCGACGGACGCGGAACAGGAGCCTGTTCGGCAGCCGCCCATGGAGCCCCCGACCGACGGCGCCCCCGACGGTCGGAAGCGGCGGACGGTCATCGTCGCCGGGGCGGGAGCGGCCGCCGCCGTCCTGGTCACGGGAGGCTTCGTCGGCGGGTTCTTCACCTACGACGGCCCTTCACGGAACGATTCCGTGGTCGGCGGGGTGCGCGCGGGTGTACCGGAGTCGCAACCGTCGTCGAGCAGCCCGTCCGTCACCGCTTCCTCTCCTACGGCCACCTCGAAACAGTCGTCCCGGCCGCCCTCCTCCTCGCCGAGCGCGGAGGCCGGCGACAGCGCGTCCCCGACGGGCACCGCCACCCCGACCGGGATCCCGTCGAGCGCGGCCGCCACCGCCACGGTGGCCCCGGGCCCGACTGTGTCGAGCGGCCGGCCGCCTGTCCTCAGTCTCGGCGACCAGGGGCCCGAGGTCGTCGAACTCCAGCTCCGCCTCCGGCAGGTCGGCATCTACGACGGGGAAGCCGACGGCGACTTCGACCAGCAGGTCCAGAGGGCGGTGCGCACCTACCAGGTCACCCGCTTCGTCCTTCAGGACGGGGCCGGCGTGTACGGCAAGGCGACACGCGCTTCACTCGAGTCCGAGACCTCGGAGCCGTGA
- a CDS encoding maleylpyruvate isomerase N-terminal domain-containing protein — MNADVLRAAYEAFAVVVRPLGDEESWRPTGCAGWAVRDLVFHCAGDAQRALVALHTPAGGPPDRDAVTYWRDWAPDLAGAANGRRWNRVSASMFLDFRQLRDLYLETTAAAVNAAADARPDLRVATQGHVLTAGDLMLTLAVEATIHHLDLVTDLPEAVGPSPAGLAAVRATLDGLLGRPVPLDWSDEHYARAATGRTPLTDPERRALGPDADRFPLFS, encoded by the coding sequence ATGAACGCAGACGTCTTGCGCGCCGCCTATGAGGCCTTCGCGGTCGTCGTACGCCCCCTCGGGGACGAGGAGTCCTGGCGGCCCACCGGCTGCGCGGGCTGGGCGGTGCGCGACCTGGTCTTCCACTGTGCCGGGGACGCCCAGCGGGCCCTGGTCGCCCTGCACACGCCCGCGGGCGGACCGCCCGACCGGGACGCCGTGACCTACTGGCGGGACTGGGCGCCGGACCTTGCCGGCGCGGCGAACGGACGGCGCTGGAACCGGGTGAGCGCCAGCATGTTCCTCGACTTCCGCCAGCTGCGCGACCTGTATCTGGAGACGACCGCGGCCGCCGTGAACGCCGCCGCGGACGCCCGGCCGGATCTGCGGGTCGCCACTCAGGGCCATGTGCTGACGGCCGGGGACCTCATGCTCACCCTCGCCGTCGAGGCCACCATCCACCACCTCGACCTCGTCACCGACCTGCCGGAGGCCGTCGGACCGTCCCCGGCGGGCCTGGCCGCGGTGCGCGCCACCCTCGACGGTCTCCTCGGCCGGCCCGTTCCGCTCGACTGGAGTGACGAGCACTACGCCCGCGCAGCCACCGGACGCACGCCGCTCACGGACCCCGAACGCCGCGCCCTCGGACCCGACGCGGACCGCTTCCCGCTGTTCAGCTGA
- a CDS encoding FAD binding domain-containing protein produces the protein MKTFDYVRATSPEEAAELFAARPGARYLGGGTNLVDLMKLGVERPDLLVDVSRLPLDEVQELPDGSLRVGATVRNSDLAAHPAVRARYPVLSQALLAGASGQLRNAATTGGNLLQRTRCPYFQDVSKPCNKRSPGSGCGAREGLHRDHAVLGHSPHCIATHPSDMAVALAALDARVELYGTEGARSVPVAEFHRLPGEHPERDTEILPGELVTGVLLPTASAGLPSAYRKARDRASYAFALASVAAVLRVTDGVVDHAGIAFGALAHRPWRAREAEQALVGAAPTAAAFEHAVDLELSAAEPLRDNAYKLPLARSLALDVLTRLTAAART, from the coding sequence GTGAAGACCTTCGACTACGTACGGGCCACCAGCCCCGAAGAGGCGGCCGAGCTCTTCGCCGCCCGTCCCGGCGCCCGCTACCTCGGCGGCGGCACCAACCTGGTCGACCTGATGAAGCTCGGCGTCGAACGGCCCGACCTGCTCGTCGACGTCAGCCGCCTCCCCCTGGACGAGGTTCAGGAGCTCCCGGACGGTTCGCTGCGCGTCGGCGCCACGGTCCGCAACAGCGACCTGGCGGCCCATCCGGCCGTCCGCGCCCGTTATCCCGTCCTCTCCCAGGCCCTGCTCGCGGGCGCCTCGGGGCAGCTGCGCAACGCTGCCACCACGGGCGGCAACCTGCTCCAGCGAACCCGTTGCCCTTACTTCCAGGACGTCTCCAAACCCTGCAACAAGCGCTCGCCGGGCAGTGGTTGCGGCGCACGGGAGGGCCTGCACCGGGACCACGCGGTGCTCGGGCACTCCCCGCACTGCATCGCCACCCATCCCTCGGACATGGCCGTCGCGCTCGCCGCGCTGGACGCCCGCGTCGAGTTGTACGGCACCGAGGGCGCCCGGAGCGTGCCCGTGGCCGAATTCCACCGCCTGCCGGGGGAACATCCCGAACGGGACACCGAGATCCTCCCCGGCGAACTCGTCACCGGCGTGCTGTTGCCGACGGCCTCAGCCGGACTGCCGTCCGCCTATCGCAAAGCCAGGGACCGGGCGTCGTACGCCTTCGCCCTCGCCTCGGTGGCCGCCGTGCTGCGGGTGACGGACGGGGTGGTCGACCATGCCGGGATCGCCTTCGGCGCGCTGGCGCACCGGCCGTGGCGGGCGCGGGAGGCCGAACAGGCGCTGGTGGGCGCCGCGCCCACGGCGGCCGCGTTCGAGCACGCGGTCGACCTGGAGCTCTCCGCCGCCGAGCCGTTGCGGGACAACGCCTACAAGCTGCCCCTGGCGCGCTCGCTCGCCCTGGACGTCCTGACCCGGCTCACCGCCGCCGCCCGGACCTGA
- a CDS encoding YkvA family protein → MDSTTALIVVVAVLAALALAVAVGLLVRLVRTRRGLRRAGLPTGPRWVFWGALLYFVLPTDLVPDPVYLDDIGVLLLALRTLRGSPADRAALRLDGRDRETTRRP, encoded by the coding sequence GTGGATTCGACCACAGCACTGATCGTCGTCGTCGCTGTGCTCGCGGCGCTGGCGCTGGCGGTGGCCGTGGGGCTGCTGGTGCGACTCGTGAGAACCCGGCGCGGTCTGCGGCGGGCGGGACTTCCCACCGGGCCCCGCTGGGTCTTCTGGGGGGCCCTGTTGTACTTCGTCCTGCCCACCGATCTGGTGCCGGACCCGGTGTACCTCGACGACATCGGCGTCCTGCTGCTCGCCCTGCGCACCCTGCGCGGCTCCCCCGCCGACCGGGCGGCGCTGCGGCTCGACGGACGGGACCGGGAGACCACCCGCCGACCGTGA
- a CDS encoding PadR family transcriptional regulator: protein MTQAAFFVLTALADQPRHGYGILREVEELSEGAVQMRVGTLYGVLDRLTADELIVLDREEVQQGRLRRYYRLTDEGTVALDAEAERLAAGASAAKRRIAEGRRSPGSAPGTTGTPATGHGLAGGLA, encoded by the coding sequence ATGACACAGGCGGCGTTCTTCGTTCTGACCGCCCTCGCCGACCAGCCGCGGCACGGCTACGGCATCCTGCGCGAGGTCGAGGAACTGTCCGAAGGGGCCGTACAGATGCGCGTCGGCACCCTCTACGGCGTACTGGACCGGCTCACCGCCGACGAACTGATCGTGCTGGACCGCGAGGAGGTGCAGCAGGGCCGGCTACGGCGCTACTACCGCCTCACCGACGAGGGCACCGTGGCACTGGACGCCGAGGCGGAGCGGCTGGCCGCCGGAGCGAGCGCCGCGAAGAGGCGCATCGCCGAAGGACGGCGTAGCCCCGGAAGTGCTCCTGGAACGACCGGCACGCCCGCCACGGGCCACGGACTCGCCGGAGGTCTGGCATGA
- the tgmB gene encoding ATP-grasp ribosomal peptide maturase produces MTVLILTCEEDVTADMVVVHLNATGVPVVRLDPADLTDGVALSGEYVHGTFRGHLSAGGRLVGISGLRSIWVRRPGTPAARAASPSEWLTEESAQALYGMLRGSDARWMNHPDAARRARHKPWQLRLAQRCGLPVPATIVTTFPQAAREFAERYPDLVVKPVSGAHPQDPPRAVPTSRVAPDTDFSAVAFGPTLLQRRVAKRADIRLTVVGETMLAARKLTGADDEVDVRFAPPTSSWQPTDVPPRVAAAVRDYLGAAELAYGAFDFAEDGDGTWWFLECNQSGQFGFVEVETGQPIARSIAEWLARPGPDPRSRANGANTTVS; encoded by the coding sequence ATGACCGTGTTGATTCTTACCTGCGAAGAGGACGTGACGGCCGACATGGTCGTCGTGCACCTCAACGCCACGGGGGTACCGGTGGTCCGGCTCGACCCGGCCGACCTGACCGACGGTGTCGCACTGTCCGGGGAGTACGTGCACGGCACCTTCCGCGGCCACCTGTCGGCCGGCGGCCGTCTGGTGGGCATCTCCGGGCTGCGCTCGATCTGGGTGCGCCGCCCGGGCACCCCCGCGGCGCGGGCGGCCTCGCCCTCGGAGTGGCTGACCGAGGAGTCCGCCCAGGCGCTGTACGGCATGCTCCGGGGCAGCGACGCCCGCTGGATGAACCACCCCGACGCGGCCCGCCGGGCCCGTCACAAGCCCTGGCAGCTACGGCTCGCCCAGCGCTGCGGGCTGCCCGTCCCGGCCACGATCGTGACGACGTTCCCGCAGGCCGCCCGTGAGTTCGCCGAGCGCTATCCCGACCTGGTGGTCAAGCCGGTCTCCGGCGCACACCCGCAGGACCCGCCGCGGGCGGTGCCGACCAGCCGGGTCGCACCGGACACCGACTTCTCGGCTGTCGCGTTCGGCCCCACGCTGCTGCAACGGCGGGTCGCCAAACGGGCCGACATACGCCTGACCGTCGTGGGCGAGACCATGCTGGCCGCCCGGAAGCTCACCGGCGCCGATGACGAGGTGGACGTCCGTTTCGCCCCGCCCACCTCCTCCTGGCAGCCCACCGATGTCCCGCCGCGGGTGGCCGCGGCCGTCCGGGACTATCTCGGGGCGGCCGAACTGGCATACGGCGCCTTCGACTTCGCCGAGGACGGGGACGGGACCTGGTGGTTCCTGGAGTGCAACCAGTCGGGACAGTTCGGCTTCGTCGAGGTGGAGACGGGCCAGCCGATCGCGCGCAGCATCGCCGAGTGGCTGGCCAGGCCCGGTCCGGATCCGCGCTCCCGCGCCAACGGGGCGAACACCACCGTGTCCTGA
- a CDS encoding jacalin-like lectin: MRRLLAALAATTAVLGGLTAAAPSATAADSGSFSVLSYNVAGLPEAISSAPTPRESSTTAIGRRVAPYDIVHVEEDFNYHAYLYAGDTSHAYRTPTSGGAGIGSGLNTLSKIPYDEDDFERVRWNSCQVDSGDCLTPKGFTFMRERLAEGVYVDFYNLHTNAGTNDGDLASRADNLNQLTAFIQTHSAGNAVVVMGDTNTRYTRSGDTIAEFAAANGLTDPWVQLIRGGTPPAKGSDALVCDQSGATVPNTCEVVDKVLYRSSRLVSLNATSYNNEHAKFLTDAGLMLSDHDPISVGFTWSRNAAYQLSEQYGGPHGDYYNDINSVPASARATTLALRAGSRIDQLSLTLASGTTLTHGGTGGTASALTLGSGEYVTTANLCQAEKDGRTRIFYAKFTTNLGRTLTGGTTTSDCVTRTAPTGWQIAGFHGRGGDEVDKVGFIYTQR; this comes from the coding sequence ATGCGCAGACTCCTCGCCGCTCTGGCGGCGACCACCGCCGTCCTCGGAGGCCTCACCGCGGCCGCCCCCTCCGCCACGGCCGCCGACTCGGGCAGCTTCAGCGTCCTCAGCTACAACGTCGCCGGCCTGCCCGAAGCCATCTCCAGCGCGCCCACACCCCGCGAATCGAGCACCACGGCGATCGGCCGGCGCGTAGCGCCCTACGACATCGTCCACGTGGAAGAGGACTTCAACTATCACGCCTACCTCTACGCGGGCGACACGAGCCACGCCTACCGCACCCCCACCAGCGGCGGCGCCGGCATCGGCAGCGGCCTCAACACCCTTTCGAAGATCCCCTACGACGAGGACGACTTCGAGCGGGTGCGCTGGAACTCCTGCCAGGTGGACTCGGGCGACTGCCTCACGCCCAAGGGCTTCACCTTCATGCGCGAGCGCCTCGCCGAGGGCGTCTACGTCGACTTCTACAACCTGCACACCAACGCGGGCACCAACGACGGCGACCTCGCCTCCCGCGCCGACAACCTCAACCAGCTGACCGCCTTCATCCAGACCCACTCGGCAGGCAACGCGGTCGTGGTCATGGGCGACACCAACACCCGCTACACCCGCTCCGGCGACACCATCGCCGAGTTCGCCGCCGCCAACGGCCTCACCGACCCCTGGGTCCAGCTCATCCGCGGCGGCACCCCGCCCGCCAAGGGCAGCGACGCCCTGGTCTGCGACCAGAGCGGCGCCACCGTCCCCAACACCTGCGAGGTCGTCGACAAAGTCCTCTACCGCAGCAGCAGACTCGTCTCACTGAACGCCACCTCGTACAACAACGAGCACGCCAAGTTCCTCACCGACGCCGGGCTCATGCTCTCCGACCACGACCCGATCAGCGTCGGCTTCACCTGGTCACGCAACGCCGCCTACCAGCTCAGCGAGCAGTACGGCGGCCCGCACGGCGACTACTACAACGACATCAACAGCGTCCCCGCCAGCGCCCGCGCCACCACCCTCGCCCTGCGGGCCGGCTCCCGCATCGACCAACTGAGCCTGACTCTCGCCAGCGGCACGACCCTCACCCACGGCGGCACCGGCGGCACCGCATCCGCACTGACCCTCGGCAGTGGCGAGTACGTGACCACGGCGAACCTGTGCCAGGCCGAGAAGGACGGCCGCACACGGATCTTCTACGCCAAGTTCACCACCAACCTCGGCCGCACCCTGACCGGCGGCACCACCACCTCCGACTGCGTGACCCGCACCGCACCGACCGGCTGGCAGATCGCCGGGTTCCACGGCCGTGGCGGCGACGAGGTCGACAAGGTCGGCTTCATCTACACCCAGCGCTGA